TGATATTGTAACTAGAAATGCAATGCAGCAGAGTATATTCAAAAATGATGAAAGAGgtataattttagatatcatttattttaaaaaaaaaaatccatcacaaTTTCTCTAGCAATTGATCTTCTTGCATTCTATCATACTAGAAACATTTCACCTTTCCCAAAGTTAGCTCAGGCTGGATGCAGGGGAAGGGAATGCAAAGGAGATGAAAATGAGAGAATGGGTGCTCATTTTTCCTATTAAGAGATAATTGTGCCTAGATTGCCTAAAATCCAGTCATTTTCTTTATTTTCCTAGCATCCAAAGAGAGCTACTGTGGTGAAGAAAGTTTATACAGCAATGTGCTCGAGAATTTAATCTTAGGCTTTACTCATATAATTTCATCATTATGCAGGAAACAAGCTAGCGTAACATCTAAGCATGCTGGCTTCCAAGAACCTCCATGTGCAGGCACATTAGTCACAACAAGACCCTACAACTGGAAGCACACAAACATAAATTAATAAAGCCGGCTGGTACACTGGCACAGCAATAGATAGTATTTAAAAGTAATGGGCCCCGATATGGATAGAAGAGTAAATGTCTTTGCGTCAGATTTTTAAGTGGAACCGTTTCTGTTCAGATATTGCCGGGCATGCAAGCACTGCAACCCCTCCTAGTGCTAAATATACATGTGTGTGAACCTTGCCAATTAGTTTACAAAAGCTGATCTTTGTATCTTTGAAAGTCGAGTCTTAACAAGAAAAGGGCTTTAAGGAAGTCCAATGAAGTTGTTTAAACATACCTGGAATTTTGTTTACCAATATACGAGCTTTCTCCGCACGCTTGAGGTTTAAGTGTGCACCTCTGCTTGCATTATATCTGTTTTCATCCTGAAAAAGAAAGTATAACATCAGAAGGTTTAAATCAGGAGGTCAGCATGCATGTATTAGGAAAATTATTTGGGCCTGCAAAATGACTCATCTGGATAGTTTATCCTCTGTTCCAATAATATTTCTCACTAAGTGCTGAAAGAAATTCCAAAACATGCATGATCTCCTAATGAATAGGCCGAGCAAAAGGTCACAGGGCAGGTTTCAGAAAGGCATATGGAACATACATGTGAGGTTTGAAATTCAACAGTTACATTTCAACTTTTTGAACACAAAATACATAAACAGAATATTCAAGAAGCATGTTTTCTAATGGGCCTAGCTGCAAAGATGCATTTTCTGGTAAACTTAGTTTGGAAGCAACTATTACTGAAAGATGACTAGGATGATTAACCTCCAAGGTCAATTGAAAGAACAAGATTTGTATGACAGTTAATCCAGGTTAACAAGGTCAGTGTCTTTATATGTCGTCATCATCACATGCAAATATTGAACAAGCAAATTCCACAAGCCAACGCCATTGGAAGTAACCCAACTGAACTAAGAGCTGAAAAGGATAAAAATACAATCTAGATTAGAGAAGAAGTGAATCCAGTACATATAATCTATATTAGAGAAGAAGTGAATTCAGTACCCGATTATAGTCTTCAAGCCAGCTCTCCTCTTCACATGCTGACATCCATTTCTCAATCTTCTCCAAAATTTCTTTTCTGCAAAGGGCCTCTTCTTTGGCTTTTAATATCTGATTATCCATGTCTGTTAGTAATTCTGAAGGTTCGACATTCCCAGAGTCAATTAGAGACATTATCTTCTCTCGAGCAGCTGCGGAATCTATCTCAACGTGAGCACGAACATATATGTCTTCAAGCTCAGTCTGTTTCTTCAAAGCTATTTCCTTCATCTTGCTGGCCTTTAGTTGATCTAACCTTTCAACTTCAACCTCAGCCTTTgtgtaaaagaaattttttttaaaaaaaagttagaGCACGCCAAGTGAATTCAAGTTTTATTCAAAAATTTGCCGGGGGACAAAAAGCTCAAAATTTGGTGCAATTGACCAACCTGCTCAATCAGATCAAGGGCAAGGGCTCCAGGAACCATGACCTCATCCACTGTTGCAGAGATATTGCAAGTAACATGATTGAACAAACTCCGCTCCTCCGTAGGGGTATCCATTAGATTCCAAAGCTCAGTCAACTGAGCTGCTAGCTCTTGAAGCTGAGTTAAGCATGAAAATCACTTGTTacatccatttaaaaaaaaaaaaaaaagaaacattacATAAAATTTCACAGTTCAGGACtaaaacaatatatatatatatatatatatatatatatatatatatatatatatatatgcgcccAGTTCTTCGAGAACAGCCAATGAGTGCACAAGAGCTGATAGGCCAAGACCCACATGGAACCCAGGAAGCGGGGATTCTATCCTATCTACAATGTGTTTTCGGTACGCTTCGATACAGAATAATCCTAACTTGCCTTGACTCCTGCCATCCGGCAAAGTGAACCAGAAAAGCGAAAGAAGCTTTTTTCCACAAGAGGAACTCCTGTGCTTTGACATACAATGGTTAATTGGAAGAAAGCGATTCTGCTCAACTTAGATGTTGGTTGTTTCAGCCGGATTCCTAGCTACAGCTAGACGGGAGATCTTCTGGTTAAGTCCTGGTGCAACTAGACCGACTGTGACcggtatagatagatagatagataacaCAAGCAAGTAAAATAATTAGGTGATATATATTGCTCCATCTTCAGTTCAGAAAAATCATGTCATCAATTACATCAACTGTGCAGATATTAAGCAGTTCCTGTTGATGGTTGAACATATAGAATAATTAAAATACAATTTAATTTTCTTTTCCCCATGGATATTCAGGTGCATGGATGTAGTTCGGTAGGCCTTGTTTGAGTTTGAGAAAGGGATGAGAGGGCTCAGATCTTGGTCAAGGGACTGAAAACCGATGATGTGACCTGGACTCATGTAGGCAAAGACTCTCTTGGTCTGAGTACGCTTTCATTTTACTTGCCTAGTTTCATTGCCAACTTTTTGGCAGGACAAAAGATGGAGACACTTTAGAGACTGAGATAATAACCAAGTTATCTTAAGAAACTAAACAGAGATATATCACAAATTGATATGACCAATTCATTTGAGTTTATCATGTTCATGAGCAGATAACCTCGCCGGCATTTCTATAACTGATTAATTAATCTAAAGATCAGATTTGAACTATGTCCTGCAAAAAGAAGTTCAGATCCCACAGATTACAAAGTTCATGTTATGTATACTTCTAAAAACAACAAACATGAACtaataaaaattaacatatacaaAGAATGCAACAGCATCTTATAAAATCTTACAATTTGTAATATGTTTACTTATAATCTGTAACAAAGTCTTGAAATAGTTCACCTTCTTTTTCAGAAAGAATGTCTGTGTTGATACAACTATACATTTTATTAAGACAAGCCAAAACCAAGAGACAACCCCATCCCAAGCCTCATCAATTTCTTTCTCATATGTGCTGTCAAAGTTTTTTTTATCAGAtcatcctctcttcttctccaaacctcCAACATATATTCAAACCTATTAACCATTTTAAAGCTGTAGCTTATGTTGCATATGATTTACCATCTTATGTCAAGGAAAATACATGTAAAATATGTCTTTTTACATACACACGTATTGTGTAATCATGCATTGTTAAAAACAAATGTTCACAGACAAAAAGGAGACATAAAACAAACCAACCTAAATAAATTCAATTTGTGTTCATGCATTTTAAATCATATCAGGATATTGTGTCAAGGCTGgcaatataatatttagatcataatatgCAGCAACAGTGAAAGCACATGAAAGTAACATGGGTGAAGCAGACATAAGAATGACGaatgttgacatgtaaataatccATAAAAGGTCAAGTTTGCAATAAGAACATTAATAAGCTGCAACAATAATGTGATGGTCATTTGACAGTGTACAAGATGGATgcaggacaatcttcaacttcCACTAGATCCAAACAAATTAGGCACACAGCAAGCCTGAAAGAAGCTGCATAACTATCAAAAGGGAATATAGCACCAGATTTCTGTTGCAGCATGCAGGAAAAATATTCCACTAGTCGGACATTGAATTTGCATTAACTGTTTAAAGAACTAGCTACATAATATTACAGAACAAGAATTACCTTTTGCAGTCTCATTCTTTTATCTTCTTCAAGTGCTATGACCATCTTAGAAAGCTTCAATAAGGTATCATTGCTAATGCTTTTGGACTGCACGCCAACAGAATCATTTAAGCTAGGATGAACCTCAGTTATGGTACTGAAGAAATCCATCCCAAGGACAGCACAAAGATCATGCACTGTGCTGACAAAGTCAAGAACATTATGCAGCCTATCACTCTGCCAAAAAGCACCACAAATGTTGGTATACATGTAGCAGTTTCAAAATTAACATGAACAATTTCAGTagtaaccttttctttctggagtTCTTGGAGTTGACAGTGGTACTCATCCAACTTCTTTAGTGACAAATCCTCCTCATCAACTGCCGGTGTCCCCTTCTGCTCACCAATTTTTAAAGTTCCAGCAATTTCTCCCTGCATTTTCTGAATTTGTGAAAGCACGTCAGCAAACTCCTTTATTCTGTCCTCTTTCTGCTGGCGTAGTTGTTCCAGTGCTGGTGCTATAGCTGCTAGTTGCTCCTTGATTGTGCCAGATGATTTATCAGGCTGTATAGAATACCAAAGACAACTCACTGATCAAGGTCAACCTAATTTACAATGATGCAAAAAGAAACCACATCAAAGTAACTTTGGCAACAACATTCACAAAAGAAATTTGTTATTTTCATGTATATGTTATAGCATTTAGAGCCAGATACCACATTGTCCAAAATACAATAAGTGTTTTCCTACTCGGATTCCCCAATAAGCAGATTGTTAGTAATATCACACAGAAAAAGTGCAAGAACTGGAAAAGCCACCTATCTGCATGAAGAACTTGCACAGCAAGGAGAAGTGAACTGCATTTTATTTTGACTATGAGTAGGAAGTTGCTTTCCATGCCAATATGCACTTCAGTAATATTCCAGCTGTTCAGGGATGGTGTTAAACATGCAATGCTCCAAAAGACCCGCAACTTGGATCTCTATTACAAGGTATACTGGCTACACATGCCTTCAAATGCATGCATATAAGCAAATACATATGTGTCTCTCTGTTTTTTCTCTTTTGGGTGGTTGACTGGTTGTGGGGGAGATAAGGTGGTCTGGACCTCTTCCTAGTGAAGGGATGTCAAATGGAAAAGACACATGATAATTTGAAATAAGAAATAAGACACTGCATTGTATTATGCTTTGTATCCAAGTACCAAAAGCCTATTAATGTTTGGAAGAGCTAAATTTGTATCAGAAATATCTTGAGAAGTCCTATTTTTTGTTTTCTCCATCCCATTCCTAGAATGAAATCTCATCCCACCTATAGTGAGTATATGATACTACTACTCTCATTCActccacctacatggatgccacaaCAATGTTTCTGTCCCAACTGCTTAAATGACAGTACTTTTGTTGGCTACCTTCCCATTATCTGAGTGTCATAAACTTCTCTTGCAATATTTCATCCACCACGACCCTATCTAACGGTCCCCTGTCCATTCTCCATTTTCAATATGTTCTCTTCCCAATGCAAGAAGGTCAGAAAGGGCATCGAAAGGAAGAAGGTCAGAAAGGGCATCGAAAGGAAGAAGGTCAGAAAGGGCATTGAAAGGACATTAGCACATGAGAGAGAGGCCATACTAGAGTTGGGGCAAGTGGTAGCTCAATGAACAAGAAAGTAAGGTTAGAGGGCAAGGACAGCAGGTGAAAGGGATCGAGGAAGAAGTGGGATGGTAGGTTTGACTAATAGAGTAAGGACAAATAAGAAAGAGAGTCAGGAGAAAGATGTAGGTTTCGATGGTTGAAATAGCAAATGGTGGGTGTAGATGAATTGGGAAGGAGAAGACAATAGCTCTAAGTAATGGAAGAAGATGGGATG
Above is a genomic segment from Elaeis guineensis isolate ETL-2024a chromosome 1, EG11, whole genome shotgun sequence containing:
- the LOC105039502 gene encoding 65-kDa microtubule-associated protein 1, with the translated sequence MAVTGTKNPLLGETTCGSLLQQLQVIWDEVGESDEERDKMLLQLEQECLDVYKRKVDQASRSRALLLQALADSRVELARLLSVLGEKSFVGIPDKSSGTIKEQLAAIAPALEQLRQQKEDRIKEFADVLSQIQKMQGEIAGTLKIGEQKGTPAVDEEDLSLKKLDEYHCQLQELQKEKSDRLHNVLDFVSTVHDLCAVLGMDFFSTITEVHPSLNDSVGVQSKSISNDTLLKLSKMVIALEEDKRMRLQKLQELAAQLTELWNLMDTPTEERSLFNHVTCNISATVDEVMVPGALALDLIEQAEVEVERLDQLKASKMKEIALKKQTELEDIYVRAHVEIDSAAAREKIMSLIDSGNVEPSELLTDMDNQILKAKEEALCRKEILEKIEKWMSACEEESWLEDYNRDENRYNASRGAHLNLKRAEKARILVNKIPALVDTLVAKTRAWEEDRGMSFTYDGVPLLAMLDEYTMLRQDREEEKRRLRDQKRFHEQLNTEQEALFGSRPSPARPLGPKKVVGPRANTGASNGTPSRRLSLNTHHGSSNGVRSVSRDGKREVGRPAAPVNYVAIAKEDAASPVPGSYQAPASP